In Sedimenticola thiotaurini, the following proteins share a genomic window:
- a CDS encoding V-type ATP synthase subunit F: protein MNSVDDQVAPTRMIFMGEASLTDGFKLIGFETWADPTPEVLEQQLEQLIKQREKAFIILGHTLANCDSDLLKQVRSEGGHIIITQVPALADPENFQCEIDDRLQVLLGGGLQLSQE from the coding sequence ATGAACAGTGTGGATGATCAAGTTGCGCCAACACGCATGATATTCATGGGTGAAGCGTCCCTGACTGACGGTTTCAAACTGATCGGTTTCGAGACCTGGGCCGACCCGACGCCCGAAGTTCTGGAGCAACAGCTGGAGCAGTTGATCAAACAGCGTGAAAAGGCCTTCATCATCCTCGGCCACACCCTGGCCAACTGTGATTCCGACCTATTGAAACAGGTGCGGTCAGAGGGGGGACATATCATCATCACCCAGGTCCCCGCCCTGGCCGACCCGGAAAATTTCCAGTGTGAGATAGATGACAGACTGCAGGTGCTGCTTGGCGGCGGACTGCAACTCTCCCAGGAGTAG